The following coding sequences are from one Lolium rigidum isolate FL_2022 chromosome 6, APGP_CSIRO_Lrig_0.1, whole genome shotgun sequence window:
- the LOC124659569 gene encoding probable protein phosphatase 2C 5 isoform X2, whose amino-acid sequence MALLSPRVPRLPLASHSAGALRCCGRAAASAARCQATAAGSVAAGSQSSSGLDAIRWGSAKLQGAREEMEDEVVLRPESLLHGFSFAAVLDGHAGFSTVQFLRDELYKECAAALDGGAVLNTKNLEVITESIRRAFATVDANLSTWLEQMDKEDDSGATATALFLRNDVLVVSHIGDSCLVVSCGGRPQSLTNFHRPYGNNKTSLEEVKRIRAAGGWILDGRICGDISVSRAFGDIRFKTRKNEMLVKGVKEGRWTEKFISRIKFKGDLIISSPDVSLVELGPDVEFVLVATDGLWDYIKSTEAVAFVRDQLRQHGDVQRACEALGEKALDQRSQDNISIVIADLGRTNWKELPVPRPNVFLELSQAVATVGAVSLGIWISSLLTLQ is encoded by the exons ATGGCGTTGCTGAGCCCGCGTGTGCCGCGGCtgccgctcgcctcccactccgccGGCGCTCTCCGGTGCTGTGGCCGGGCTGCCGCGTCCGCTGCGCGGTGCCAAGCGACAGCGGCGGGCAGCGTCGCGGCGGGCTCTCAGTCCTCGTCGGGGCTGGATGCCATCCGGTGGGGAAGCGCCAAGCTGCAGGGCGCCCGCGAGGAGATGGAGGACGAGGTCGTCCTCCGTCCCGAATCCCTCCTCCACGGCTTCTCCTTCGCCGCGGTCCTCGACGGCCACGCCGGTTTCTCCACCGTCCAGTTCCTCAG GGACGAGTTGTACAAGGAATGCGCGGCCGCGTTGGATGGTGGCGCGGTGCTTAATACCAAGAATCTTGAAGTCATCACGGAATCGATCAGGCGTGCCTTTGCCACTGTGGACGCCAACCTCTCCACCTG GCTTGAGCAAATGGACAAGGAAGACGACTCTGGGGCCACAGCCACGGCCTTGTTTCTGAGGAACGATGTCCTTGTTGTCTCACACATTGGTGACTCCTGCTTG GTCGTATCCTGTGGCGGAAGACCTCAATCTCTGACAAACTTTCACCGTCCGTATGGGAACAACAAAACATCCCTTGAAGAGGTCAAGCGGATTAGAGCAGCAGGTGGATGG ATTCTCGATGGACGCATATGTGGAGACATTTCGGTATCTCGAGCTTTTGGAGACATAAGATTTAAGACACGGAAGAATGA GATGCTGGTAAAAGGAGTTAAAGAAGGAAGATGGACTGAAAAATTCATCTCAAG AATAAAATTTAAAGGGGATCTAATAATCTCTTCACCTGATGTATCTCTGGTGGAGCTTGGACCGGATGTGGAATTTGTTTTGGTAGCAACTGATGGCCTTTGGGATTACATTAAAAG CACTGAAGCAGTAGCTTTTGTCAGAGATCAACTCCGTCAACATGGAGATGTCCAG AGGGCCTGTGAGGCGCTTGGGGAGAAAGCTCTG GATCAACGGTCACAAGACAACATTAGCATAGTCATAGCTGACTTGGG AAGGACAAACTGGAAGGAGTTGCCCGTTCCAAGGCCAAACGTGTTCTTGGAGCTAAGTCAAGCAGTTGCAACTGTAGGGGCTGTGTCACTAGGAATCTGGATTTCATCACTTCTTACCCTGCAATAG
- the LOC124659569 gene encoding probable protein phosphatase 2C 5 isoform X1, with amino-acid sequence MALLSPRVPRLPLASHSAGALRCCGRAAASAARCQATAAGSVAAGSQSSSGLDAIRWGSAKLQGAREEMEDEVVLRPESLLHGFSFAAVLDGHAGFSTVQFLRDELYKECAAALDGGAVLNTKNLEVITESIRRAFATVDANLSTWLEQMDKEDDSGATATALFLRNDVLVVSHIGDSCLQVVSCGGRPQSLTNFHRPYGNNKTSLEEVKRIRAAGGWILDGRICGDISVSRAFGDIRFKTRKNEMLVKGVKEGRWTEKFISRIKFKGDLIISSPDVSLVELGPDVEFVLVATDGLWDYIKSTEAVAFVRDQLRQHGDVQRACEALGEKALDQRSQDNISIVIADLGRTNWKELPVPRPNVFLELSQAVATVGAVSLGIWISSLLTLQ; translated from the exons ATGGCGTTGCTGAGCCCGCGTGTGCCGCGGCtgccgctcgcctcccactccgccGGCGCTCTCCGGTGCTGTGGCCGGGCTGCCGCGTCCGCTGCGCGGTGCCAAGCGACAGCGGCGGGCAGCGTCGCGGCGGGCTCTCAGTCCTCGTCGGGGCTGGATGCCATCCGGTGGGGAAGCGCCAAGCTGCAGGGCGCCCGCGAGGAGATGGAGGACGAGGTCGTCCTCCGTCCCGAATCCCTCCTCCACGGCTTCTCCTTCGCCGCGGTCCTCGACGGCCACGCCGGTTTCTCCACCGTCCAGTTCCTCAG GGACGAGTTGTACAAGGAATGCGCGGCCGCGTTGGATGGTGGCGCGGTGCTTAATACCAAGAATCTTGAAGTCATCACGGAATCGATCAGGCGTGCCTTTGCCACTGTGGACGCCAACCTCTCCACCTG GCTTGAGCAAATGGACAAGGAAGACGACTCTGGGGCCACAGCCACGGCCTTGTTTCTGAGGAACGATGTCCTTGTTGTCTCACACATTGGTGACTCCTGCTTG CAGGTCGTATCCTGTGGCGGAAGACCTCAATCTCTGACAAACTTTCACCGTCCGTATGGGAACAACAAAACATCCCTTGAAGAGGTCAAGCGGATTAGAGCAGCAGGTGGATGG ATTCTCGATGGACGCATATGTGGAGACATTTCGGTATCTCGAGCTTTTGGAGACATAAGATTTAAGACACGGAAGAATGA GATGCTGGTAAAAGGAGTTAAAGAAGGAAGATGGACTGAAAAATTCATCTCAAG AATAAAATTTAAAGGGGATCTAATAATCTCTTCACCTGATGTATCTCTGGTGGAGCTTGGACCGGATGTGGAATTTGTTTTGGTAGCAACTGATGGCCTTTGGGATTACATTAAAAG CACTGAAGCAGTAGCTTTTGTCAGAGATCAACTCCGTCAACATGGAGATGTCCAG AGGGCCTGTGAGGCGCTTGGGGAGAAAGCTCTG GATCAACGGTCACAAGACAACATTAGCATAGTCATAGCTGACTTGGG AAGGACAAACTGGAAGGAGTTGCCCGTTCCAAGGCCAAACGTGTTCTTGGAGCTAAGTCAAGCAGTTGCAACTGTAGGGGCTGTGTCACTAGGAATCTGGATTTCATCACTTCTTACCCTGCAATAG